A window of Auraticoccus monumenti contains these coding sequences:
- a CDS encoding GDSL-type esterase/lipase family protein: MTTTPNLTTVPLTEDLVRGALELERTDRGLLPHRLPAWARAQNTDPQLAMVESHPSGVRVALRTRATTFELDTLPTRREYPGTPPRPDGLYDLLVDGVLVEQAAVDGGDVLVTDLATGATEHRRGEPGTLRVTGLPARDKDVEIWLPHRETTALVALRTDAPVAPVPADRPVWLHHGSSISHGSDAASPSTTWPAVAAAAGGVELVNLGFGGSALLDPFTARTMRDTPADVISVKIGINLVNTDLMRVRAFAPAVHGFLDTIRDGHPDTPLLVVSPLLCPIHEDTPGPGALDPEALAEGRLRFVATGDPSDVATGRLTLRVIRAELARVVAQRAASDPHLHHLDGLELYGEADAVEHPLPDQLHPDAATHLLIGRRFAASVFAAPGPFAAVAGRARPSRTS, from the coding sequence ATGACCACCACGCCGAACCTGACCACCGTCCCGCTGACCGAGGACCTCGTCCGCGGCGCGCTCGAGCTGGAGCGCACCGACCGCGGGCTGCTGCCGCACCGCCTGCCCGCCTGGGCCCGGGCCCAGAACACCGACCCCCAGCTGGCCATGGTGGAGTCCCACCCCTCCGGCGTCCGGGTCGCCCTGCGCACCCGGGCCACCACCTTCGAGCTGGACACCCTGCCCACCCGGCGGGAGTACCCCGGCACCCCGCCGCGTCCGGACGGCCTCTACGACCTGCTGGTGGACGGGGTGCTGGTCGAGCAGGCGGCCGTCGACGGCGGCGACGTCCTGGTCACCGACCTGGCCACCGGCGCCACCGAGCACCGTCGCGGTGAGCCCGGGACCCTCCGCGTCACCGGTCTGCCCGCCCGGGACAAGGACGTGGAGATCTGGCTGCCGCACCGGGAGACCACCGCGCTCGTCGCGCTGCGCACCGACGCACCCGTCGCCCCGGTGCCCGCCGACCGCCCGGTCTGGCTGCACCACGGCAGCTCGATCAGCCACGGCTCCGACGCCGCCAGCCCGAGCACCACCTGGCCCGCGGTCGCCGCCGCCGCCGGTGGGGTGGAGCTGGTCAACCTGGGGTTCGGCGGCAGCGCCCTGCTCGACCCCTTCACCGCCCGCACCATGCGCGACACCCCCGCGGACGTGATCAGCGTCAAGATCGGGATCAACCTGGTCAACACCGACCTGATGCGGGTCCGGGCCTTCGCCCCGGCGGTGCACGGCTTCCTGGACACGATCCGCGACGGGCACCCCGACACCCCGCTGCTGGTGGTCAGCCCGCTGCTCTGCCCCATCCACGAGGACACCCCCGGCCCCGGCGCCCTCGACCCGGAGGCGCTGGCCGAGGGCCGGCTGCGCTTCGTGGCCACCGGCGACCCGTCCGACGTCGCCACCGGGCGACTCACGCTGAGGGTGATCCGCGCCGAGCTGGCCCGGGTCGTGGCCCAGCGGGCGGCGTCGGACCCGCACCTGCACCACCTGGACGGGCTGGAGCTCTACGGCGAGGCCGACGCGGTCGAGCACCCGCTGCCCGACCAGCTGCACCCCGACGCCGCGACCCACCTGCTGATCGGCCGGCGGTTCGCCGCCTCCGTCTTCGCCGCCCCCGGGCCGTTCGCGGCCGTCGCGGGACGGGCCCGCCCGAGCCGGACGTCCTGA
- a CDS encoding MmcQ/YjbR family DNA-binding protein produces the protein MPERPPVPAAVLRRLTAIMAAFPECEQEGAWVGTRWRVGQATVAHVFGGEDQRFRIVFRAEPEEVMGFEHLGEPYFRTGWGSNVVGLLLDEATDWEELAELLTDSYRLQAPKRLRDQLPSPGP, from the coding sequence GTGCCCGAACGACCCCCGGTGCCTGCCGCGGTGCTGCGCCGTCTGACCGCGATCATGGCCGCCTTCCCCGAGTGCGAGCAGGAGGGCGCCTGGGTGGGCACCCGGTGGCGCGTCGGGCAGGCGACGGTGGCCCACGTCTTCGGCGGTGAGGACCAGCGGTTCCGCATCGTGTTCCGCGCCGAGCCGGAGGAGGTGATGGGTTTCGAGCACCTCGGGGAGCCCTACTTCCGCACCGGCTGGGGCAGCAACGTGGTCGGCCTGCTGCTCGACGAGGCCACCGACTGGGAGGAGCTCGCCGAGCTGCTCACCGACTCCTACCGGCTGCAGGCGCCGAAGCGGCTGCGCGACCAGCTGCCGTCACCGGGACCCTGA
- a CDS encoding mycothiol transferase, which yields MSSAADVFRTAYADIATAVEAAVEGLDPEQLAQRPAPGANTIAWLVWHLTRVQDDHVAEVAGLEQVWTSGWSDRFDLPLAPEEIGYGMTSEQVGVVRGLTAEQLLGYHRAVHAVTDEYLAGLSDEDLDRVVDESWDPPVTLGVRLTSVVGDDFQHVGQAAYVRGLLT from the coding sequence ATGAGCAGCGCAGCGGACGTGTTCCGGACGGCCTACGCCGACATCGCCACCGCCGTGGAGGCCGCGGTGGAGGGTCTCGACCCCGAGCAGCTGGCCCAGCGACCGGCCCCGGGGGCGAACACCATCGCCTGGCTGGTCTGGCACCTCACCCGGGTCCAGGACGACCACGTGGCCGAGGTCGCCGGCCTGGAGCAGGTGTGGACCAGCGGGTGGTCGGACCGGTTCGACCTCCCCCTCGCCCCGGAGGAGATCGGCTACGGGATGACGTCGGAGCAGGTCGGGGTGGTGCGCGGGCTGACCGCCGAGCAGCTGCTGGGCTACCACCGCGCGGTGCACGCGGTCACCGACGAGTACCTGGCCGGGCTCTCCGACGAGGACCTGGACCGGGTGGTGGACGAGTCGTGGGACCCGCCGGTGACCCTGGGGGTCCGGCTGACCAGCGTGGTGGGCGACGACTTCCAGCACGTCGGCCAGGCCGCCTACGTCCGGGGTCTGCTCACCTGA
- a CDS encoding ABC transporter ATP-binding protein: MTTPERRTPAEGTSSESTSPESDPTTQVDQAAAPDPRAAAAAGTGAVTAAAPAVPPTTTAPAPPGPTGGAEDDATPRAASSVDRPRPQGGPFGGPQIAESAMSFGPSLKRLVRHLRPERTLVLLTVLLALVGVVLNVVGPKILGMATDVIFTGAIGQLLPGGLTKEQAVEQLRARGDTTFADLVAGLDVVPGQGIDFDRLGTILLMALGFYVVSSLLLLLQGYLLNGAVQRTVYRLRRDVEEKINRLPLRYFDDQPRGELLSRVTNDIDNVSQTLQQTLSQLLTALLTAIGVTVMMFVVSPVLAVIALVTIPVSMVLTAVIGKRSQSRFVQNWKSTGELNAHIEEVFSGHSLVKVYGRHKEVEAVFDARNEELFRAGFGAQWISGLIMPVMMFIGNLNYVVIAVVGGLRVASGTMALGDVQAFIQYSRMFTQPITQVASMANLLQSGVASAERVFEVLDAEEQSTEAPGELAPTRGRVVFEDVTFSYRPDTPLITGLDLVAEPGQTVAIVGPTGAGKTTLVNLVMRFYELDGGRITLDGVDIATVPRSALRSGVGMVLQDTWLFNGTIRDNIAYGRPDATEAEILAAAEATYVDRFVHSLPEGYDTVIDEEGSNVSVGEKQLITIARAFLADPALLILDEATSSVDTRTEVLVQQAMNALRTDRTSFVIAHRLSTIRDADLILVMESGAIVEQGTHEELLAARGAYRDLYDAQFAAPLADEGADLETQPV; encoded by the coding sequence ATGACCACCCCCGAGCGCCGCACGCCGGCCGAGGGCACCTCCTCCGAGAGCACCTCCCCCGAGTCCGACCCCACCACCCAGGTCGACCAGGCCGCCGCTCCCGACCCCCGGGCCGCGGCCGCCGCCGGCACCGGCGCCGTGACCGCCGCCGCTCCGGCCGTCCCCCCGACCACCACCGCACCGGCTCCTCCCGGGCCGACAGGCGGTGCCGAGGACGACGCGACGCCACGAGCCGCCTCCTCGGTGGACCGGCCGCGACCCCAGGGCGGGCCGTTCGGCGGCCCGCAGATCGCGGAGTCGGCGATGAGCTTCGGGCCGTCGCTGAAGCGGCTGGTCCGCCACCTCCGTCCCGAGCGGACGCTGGTCCTGCTCACCGTCCTGCTGGCCCTGGTCGGCGTGGTGCTCAACGTGGTCGGGCCGAAGATCCTCGGGATGGCCACCGACGTCATCTTCACCGGGGCGATCGGACAGCTGCTGCCGGGCGGGCTCACCAAGGAGCAGGCCGTGGAGCAGCTCCGGGCCCGAGGCGACACCACCTTCGCCGACCTGGTGGCCGGGCTCGACGTCGTCCCCGGTCAGGGCATCGACTTCGACCGGCTCGGCACCATCCTGCTGATGGCGCTCGGCTTCTACGTGGTCTCCTCGCTGCTGCTGCTGCTGCAGGGCTACCTGCTCAACGGCGCCGTGCAGCGCACCGTCTACCGGCTGCGCCGCGACGTGGAGGAGAAGATCAACCGGCTCCCGCTGCGCTACTTCGACGACCAGCCGCGCGGTGAGCTCCTCAGCCGGGTGACCAACGACATCGACAACGTCTCCCAGACCCTCCAGCAGACCCTGAGCCAGCTGCTCACCGCGCTGCTGACGGCGATCGGGGTGACGGTGATGATGTTCGTCGTCTCCCCCGTGCTGGCGGTGATCGCGCTGGTCACCATCCCGGTCTCGATGGTGCTGACCGCGGTGATCGGCAAGCGCTCGCAGTCGCGGTTCGTGCAGAACTGGAAGAGCACCGGTGAGCTCAACGCCCACATCGAGGAGGTCTTCAGCGGGCACTCCCTGGTCAAGGTCTACGGCCGGCACAAGGAGGTCGAGGCGGTCTTCGACGCCCGCAACGAGGAGCTGTTCCGGGCCGGCTTCGGCGCCCAGTGGATCTCGGGGCTGATCATGCCGGTGATGATGTTCATCGGGAACCTCAACTACGTGGTGATCGCCGTGGTGGGCGGGCTCCGGGTCGCCTCGGGGACGATGGCCCTGGGCGACGTGCAGGCCTTCATCCAGTACTCGCGGATGTTCACCCAGCCGATCACCCAGGTGGCCTCGATGGCCAACCTGCTCCAGTCGGGCGTGGCCTCGGCCGAGCGGGTCTTCGAGGTGCTGGACGCCGAGGAGCAGTCCACCGAGGCCCCCGGCGAGCTGGCCCCCACCCGGGGCCGGGTCGTCTTCGAGGACGTCACCTTCTCCTACCGCCCCGACACCCCGCTGATCACCGGTCTGGACCTGGTGGCCGAGCCCGGCCAGACCGTGGCCATCGTCGGACCCACCGGCGCGGGCAAGACCACCCTGGTCAACCTGGTGATGCGCTTCTACGAGCTCGACGGCGGACGCATCACCCTGGACGGCGTCGACATCGCCACCGTGCCCCGCAGCGCCCTGCGCTCCGGCGTCGGGATGGTGCTGCAGGACACCTGGCTGTTCAACGGCACCATCCGCGACAACATCGCCTACGGACGCCCCGACGCCACCGAGGCCGAGATCCTGGCCGCGGCCGAGGCGACCTACGTCGACCGCTTCGTGCACTCCCTGCCCGAGGGCTACGACACGGTGATCGACGAGGAGGGCAGCAACGTCAGCGTCGGGGAGAAGCAGCTGATCACCATCGCCCGCGCCTTCCTGGCCGACCCGGCGCTGCTGATCCTGGACGAGGCCACCAGCTCGGTGGACACCCGCACCGAGGTGCTGGTGCAGCAGGCGATGAACGCGCTGCGCACCGACCGGACGTCCTTCGTGATCGCCCACCGCCTCTCCACCATCCGCGACGCCGACCTGATCCTGGTGATGGAGTCCGGCGCGATCGTGGAGCAGGGCACCCACGAGGAGCTGCTGGCCGCCCGGGGCGCCTACCGCGACCTCTACGACGCCCAGTTCGCCGCCCCGCTGGCCGACGAGGGCGCCGACCTGGAGACCCAGCCGGTGTGA
- a CDS encoding DUF4870 domain-containing protein, with product MTYPTDPTGTTPPPQPRPQGWAPVGPGHPAAPYAPAPPTGALSWWLGMLLLTLVPVISNGAAAVGAAVQHRTFTDPRDALAREVSRRAANFHLSLTLYTVLLIGTHILLLVLLSGTEAAQGFFPLGIAIGLVPVLGLYGLVLSVVSAVRASRGLLTPAVGAIPFFRR from the coding sequence GTGACGTACCCGACTGACCCCACCGGCACCACCCCGCCGCCTCAGCCGCGGCCGCAGGGCTGGGCACCGGTCGGACCGGGCCACCCGGCCGCGCCGTACGCACCGGCGCCGCCCACCGGGGCGCTGTCGTGGTGGCTGGGCATGCTGCTGCTGACGCTGGTCCCGGTGATCAGCAACGGCGCCGCCGCGGTCGGCGCCGCCGTCCAGCACCGGACGTTCACGGACCCCCGCGACGCCCTGGCCCGCGAGGTCTCACGCCGGGCCGCCAACTTCCACCTCAGCCTCACCCTGTACACCGTGCTGCTGATCGGGACCCACATCCTGCTGCTGGTCCTGCTGAGCGGCACCGAGGCGGCGCAGGGCTTCTTCCCGCTGGGCATCGCGATCGGCCTGGTGCCGGTGCTCGGCCTCTACGGCCTGGTCCTCTCGGTGGTGTCGGCCGTGCGGGCCTCCCGCGGGCTGCTGACCCCGGCCGTCGGCGCCATCCCCTTCTTCCGACGCTGA
- a CDS encoding ABC transporter permease codes for MSPADPQPPAAVERDQLDPTDRARQADRAGASSGRPAPTGRSRGSSWSLLWSELAVLFARRRTKAMLAALAVIPILVAVAVRIEDPGNDGPPFLGSITNNGLFVSLTAMTVCIPLFLPLTVGVVAGDTIAGEASLGTLRYLLVAPAGRLRLLLVKMAGAVAFCLAAGLTIALTGALIGAALFPIGPVALLSGDTVGFGGYAIRMGLLITYAAVSMLGLSAIGLFISTLTNVPVGAMAATVVLAGAAQVLGQLPQLEVIHPFLFSAHWFGFADLLRSPLELSSLGENALLQLGYVAVFGSLAYGRFSTKDVLS; via the coding sequence ATGTCGCCGGCTGACCCCCAGCCTCCTGCTGCCGTCGAGCGGGACCAGCTCGACCCGACCGACCGCGCCCGCCAGGCCGACCGTGCGGGCGCCTCCTCCGGCCGTCCCGCTCCGACCGGACGCTCCCGTGGTTCCAGCTGGTCGCTGCTGTGGTCCGAGCTCGCGGTGCTGTTCGCCCGTCGCCGGACCAAGGCGATGCTGGCCGCGCTGGCCGTGATCCCGATCCTGGTCGCCGTGGCGGTCCGGATCGAGGACCCGGGCAACGACGGTCCGCCGTTCCTGGGCAGCATCACCAACAACGGGCTGTTCGTCTCGCTGACCGCGATGACGGTGTGCATCCCGCTGTTCCTGCCGCTGACCGTCGGGGTGGTGGCCGGGGACACCATCGCCGGCGAGGCCAGCCTCGGCACGCTCCGCTACCTGCTGGTGGCCCCGGCCGGCCGGCTCCGGCTGCTGCTGGTCAAGATGGCCGGCGCGGTCGCGTTCTGCCTGGCCGCCGGTCTGACCATCGCCCTCACCGGGGCGCTGATCGGGGCCGCCCTCTTCCCGATCGGCCCGGTCGCCCTGCTCTCCGGCGACACGGTCGGGTTCGGCGGGTACGCCATCCGGATGGGTCTGCTGATCACCTACGCTGCGGTCTCGATGCTGGGGCTGAGCGCCATCGGGCTGTTCATCTCCACCCTGACCAACGTCCCGGTCGGGGCCATGGCCGCCACCGTGGTGCTGGCCGGCGCCGCCCAGGTGCTGGGCCAGCTGCCCCAGCTCGAGGTGATCCACCCGTTCCTGTTCAGCGCCCACTGGTTCGGTTTCGCCGACCTGCTCCGCAGCCCGCTCGAGCTCAGCTCGCTGGGTGAGAACGCGCTGCTGCAGCTGGGCTACGTCGCCGTCTTCGGCAGCCTGGCCTACGGCCGCTTCTCCACCAAGGACGTCCTGAGCTGA
- a CDS encoding hypervirulence associated TUDOR domain-containing protein gives MADFKKGDRVSWGTSQGRTQGEVVEQKKKEFTFEGQKFNASEDEPYYVVESEKTGARAAHKGSSLNKLKD, from the coding sequence GTGGCTGACTTCAAGAAGGGCGACCGGGTGTCCTGGGGCACCTCGCAGGGCCGCACCCAGGGCGAGGTCGTGGAGCAGAAGAAGAAGGAGTTCACCTTCGAGGGGCAGAAGTTCAACGCCAGCGAGGACGAGCCGTACTACGTCGTGGAGTCGGAGAAGACCGGCGCCAGGGCGGCCCACAAGGGCAGCTCGCTGAACAAGCTCAAGGACTGA
- a CDS encoding TetR/AcrR family transcriptional regulator translates to MVRAGLSAARLTVAGAELADEVGFGQVTLSALARRFGVKAASLYSHLTSSEDLRTRIALLALDELADRLAPALAGRAGKEALAAFAEVFRDYARAHPGRYAAARYRLDPATAAASAGPRHAEMTRAILRGYDLSGDDQTHAVRLLGSVVHGWVSLELDGAFSHSEPSSDVSWARALDGLDSLLRHWPAPSD, encoded by the coding sequence GTGGTACGAGCAGGACTCAGCGCGGCCCGGCTGACCGTCGCCGGCGCCGAGCTGGCCGACGAGGTCGGCTTCGGGCAGGTGACCCTGTCGGCGCTGGCCCGGCGCTTCGGCGTCAAGGCGGCCAGCCTCTACTCCCACCTGACCAGCTCCGAGGACCTGCGGACGCGGATCGCCCTGCTGGCCCTGGACGAGCTGGCCGACCGGCTCGCGCCGGCCCTGGCCGGGCGGGCGGGCAAGGAGGCGCTGGCCGCCTTCGCCGAGGTGTTCCGCGACTACGCCCGGGCGCACCCCGGCCGCTACGCCGCCGCCCGGTACCGGCTCGACCCCGCCACCGCCGCGGCCAGCGCAGGTCCCCGCCACGCGGAGATGACCCGGGCCATCCTGCGCGGCTACGACCTGAGCGGGGACGACCAGACCCACGCCGTCCGGCTGCTGGGCAGCGTCGTGCACGGCTGGGTCTCGCTCGAGCTCGACGGCGCGTTCAGCCACAGCGAGCCGTCCAGCGACGTCAGCTGGGCCCGCGCCCTGGACGGCCTGGACTCGCTGCTGCGCCACTGGCCGGCCCCCTCGGACTGA
- a CDS encoding LolA family protein — protein sequence MSLSRRWIPALVAPLVVAAGVVTVPLVADADPGLPERSAAEVLELVATSQESTFSGTVEQTSELGLPDLGALGGGGGEGGVLELLTSSHEARVYVDGPERSRLQVLDQMSQRDVVRNGDEVWLYDSDEKTALNTTLPEHEGGERDAPAGTPAELVQALLEGAEPTTEVSVTDTASVAGRGVYQLRLDPRAGETLVDFVTVAVDAETGMPLAVQVHAVGQQAPAFSIAFTDLDLDTPDASLFSFTPPPGTEVTKKDLPEHDGHESDGHDGARPEAGPEGDDAPVVSGEGWATVVEVETGGLPESEGTAMLEQLTVPVEGGRALQTSLVSVLLTDDGRVLAGAVGVDQLVAAAR from the coding sequence ATGAGCCTGTCCCGCCGCTGGATCCCCGCCCTGGTCGCCCCTCTCGTCGTGGCCGCCGGTGTGGTCACCGTGCCGTTGGTCGCCGACGCCGACCCCGGTCTGCCCGAGCGCAGCGCCGCCGAGGTGCTGGAGCTCGTGGCCACCTCGCAGGAGTCCACCTTCTCCGGCACGGTCGAGCAGACCTCCGAGCTGGGCCTGCCCGACCTGGGCGCCCTCGGCGGGGGCGGTGGTGAGGGCGGTGTGCTGGAGCTGCTCACCTCCTCCCACGAGGCCCGGGTCTACGTCGACGGCCCCGAGCGCAGCCGGCTGCAGGTGCTGGACCAGATGAGCCAGCGTGACGTGGTCCGCAACGGCGACGAGGTCTGGCTCTACGACTCCGACGAGAAGACCGCCCTGAACACCACGCTGCCCGAGCACGAGGGCGGCGAGCGCGACGCCCCCGCGGGCACCCCGGCCGAGCTGGTGCAGGCGCTGCTCGAGGGCGCCGAGCCCACCACCGAGGTGAGCGTGACCGACACCGCCAGCGTGGCCGGTCGCGGGGTCTACCAGCTGCGGCTGGACCCGCGGGCCGGGGAGACCCTGGTCGACTTCGTCACCGTGGCCGTGGACGCCGAGACCGGGATGCCGCTGGCCGTCCAGGTGCACGCCGTCGGCCAGCAGGCGCCGGCCTTCAGCATCGCCTTCACCGACCTGGACCTCGACACCCCCGACGCCTCCCTGTTCAGCTTCACCCCGCCGCCCGGTACCGAGGTCACCAAGAAGGACCTGCCCGAGCACGACGGCCACGAGTCCGACGGCCACGACGGTGCCCGCCCCGAGGCCGGCCCGGAGGGCGATGACGCCCCGGTGGTCAGCGGCGAGGGCTGGGCCACCGTGGTCGAGGTCGAGACCGGTGGGCTGCCCGAGAGCGAGGGCACCGCGATGCTGGAGCAGCTGACGGTGCCGGTCGAGGGTGGCCGCGCGCTGCAGACGTCCCTGGTGTCGGTGCTGCTCACCGACGACGGCCGGGTCCTGGCCGGAGCGGTCGGCGTGGACCAGCTGGTCGCGGCCGCCCGGTGA
- a CDS encoding DNA topoisomerase IB codes for MTNRSPGYTRRRAGKHWSFLDTDGRPLRGEERERVQHLAIPPAWQDVWICPHANGHLQATGVDAAGRTQYLYHPEWVHRRNVAKYERVVEIAVALPELRRAVLEHIEAADSSREHAAAVAVKLLDSGAFRVGNDVYADQNGTFGLTTLERRHVRAKGDALVISFTGKSGVEHSVTIDDPPVVDALNRMRRRRSGGPRLLEYRAAAVLSALDSSDVNRYLREQSGLDVTAKDLRTWAGTVIAAEMLALNKEGGGTKAARSRAVKQAMTAVSEALGNTPTVARSSYVDPRLVSLFENGATLPEAVLAADYADEVERRHAIERATLELLRKAD; via the coding sequence GTGACCAACCGGTCGCCGGGTTACACCCGTCGTCGTGCCGGGAAGCACTGGTCCTTCCTGGACACCGACGGACGTCCGCTGCGCGGGGAGGAGCGGGAGCGCGTCCAGCACCTGGCCATCCCGCCGGCCTGGCAGGACGTGTGGATCTGCCCCCACGCGAACGGCCACCTGCAGGCCACCGGGGTGGACGCCGCCGGGCGGACCCAGTACCTGTACCACCCCGAGTGGGTGCACCGCCGCAACGTCGCCAAGTACGAGCGGGTGGTGGAGATCGCGGTGGCCCTGCCGGAGCTGCGCCGCGCCGTGCTGGAGCACATCGAGGCCGCGGACTCCTCCCGCGAGCACGCCGCTGCGGTGGCGGTGAAGCTGCTGGACTCGGGGGCGTTCCGGGTGGGCAACGACGTCTACGCCGACCAGAACGGCACCTTCGGACTGACCACCCTGGAGCGCCGCCACGTCCGGGCCAAGGGGGACGCGCTGGTGATCAGCTTCACCGGCAAGTCCGGCGTCGAGCACAGCGTCACCATCGACGACCCCCCGGTGGTGGACGCCCTGAACCGGATGCGCCGGCGTCGCAGTGGCGGGCCGCGGCTGCTGGAGTACCGGGCCGCGGCGGTGCTGTCGGCGCTGGACTCCAGCGACGTCAACCGCTACCTGCGCGAGCAGAGCGGCCTGGACGTCACCGCCAAGGACCTGCGCACCTGGGCCGGCACCGTGATCGCGGCGGAGATGCTGGCCCTGAACAAGGAGGGCGGCGGCACCAAGGCGGCCCGCTCCCGGGCGGTGAAGCAGGCCATGACGGCGGTCTCGGAGGCGCTGGGGAACACCCCGACGGTGGCCCGCAGCTCCTACGTCGACCCGCGCCTGGTCAGCCTGTTCGAGAACGGCGCCACGCTGCCCGAGGCGGTCCTGGCCGCGGACTACGCCGACGAGGTCGAGCGCCGTCACGCCATCGAGCGTGCCACCCTGGAGCTGCTGCGCAAGGCCGACTGA
- a CDS encoding VOC family protein, giving the protein MHRSRLSTLLIDVREEEVGAAAGFWSAALGVPAEPVPGEPQFTSLPDAVPGLVTAIQGVADAPRYHLDLETDDVDAETARLVGLGAVELREWAGCRVLQVPGGQLVCVIPVHSDPQEFAAASRRWE; this is encoded by the coding sequence GTGCACCGGAGCCGACTGTCCACCCTGCTGATCGACGTGCGCGAGGAGGAGGTGGGGGCGGCGGCCGGGTTCTGGTCCGCCGCGCTGGGCGTACCGGCCGAGCCGGTGCCGGGCGAGCCCCAGTTCACCTCGCTCCCCGACGCCGTCCCCGGGCTGGTGACCGCCATCCAGGGCGTGGCGGACGCGCCCCGCTACCACCTCGACCTCGAGACCGACGACGTGGACGCCGAGACCGCCCGGCTGGTCGGGCTCGGCGCGGTCGAGCTGCGGGAGTGGGCGGGGTGCCGGGTCCTGCAGGTGCCCGGCGGTCAGCTGGTCTGCGTCATCCCCGTGCACAGCGACCCCCAGGAGTTCGCCGCCGCGTCGCGCCGCTGGGAGTGA
- a CDS encoding ABC transporter ATP-binding protein: MTAGSVAAPAAPSVPDGAGEESLAIETRGLSKTFGAQRAVDDVDLRVPRGSVFGFLGPNGSGKTTTIRVLLGLASASSGQAWVLGQPVPRSWAQVLPRVGALVEGPGFYPFLSGRDNLRRLDAADPTASPRTRRARVDDALDRVGLTHASSKKVHAYSLGMKQRLGLANALLTPRELLVLDEPTNGLDPQGTREVRHLVRSLTADGTTVFVSSHLLSEIEQMCDHVAVMSVGRLVAQGSMAELQAQGARRLRLRTPDPTEATATLTRLGLSVDREGDLLADLDDEHRVEDVVAALVAAGVRVRGVSVEGETLEDRFVALTGEGFDVAG; encoded by the coding sequence GTGACCGCGGGCTCGGTCGCCGCTCCCGCCGCCCCGAGCGTCCCCGACGGCGCGGGCGAGGAGTCCCTGGCCATCGAGACCCGCGGGCTGAGCAAGACCTTCGGCGCCCAGCGTGCTGTGGACGACGTCGACCTCCGGGTCCCGCGCGGGTCGGTCTTCGGCTTCCTCGGCCCCAACGGCTCGGGCAAGACCACCACCATCCGGGTGCTGCTGGGGCTGGCCTCGGCCAGCAGCGGCCAGGCCTGGGTGCTGGGCCAACCGGTGCCGCGCAGCTGGGCGCAGGTGCTGCCCCGGGTGGGCGCCCTGGTCGAGGGGCCGGGTTTCTACCCGTTCCTCTCCGGCCGGGACAACCTGCGCCGGCTCGACGCCGCCGACCCCACCGCGTCCCCACGGACCCGGCGCGCCCGCGTCGACGACGCCCTGGACCGGGTCGGGCTGACCCACGCCTCGTCCAAGAAGGTGCACGCCTACTCCCTGGGCATGAAGCAGCGGCTCGGGCTGGCCAACGCCCTGCTCACGCCGCGCGAGCTGCTGGTGCTGGACGAGCCCACCAACGGCCTGGACCCGCAGGGCACCCGCGAGGTGCGCCACCTCGTCCGCTCGCTGACCGCCGACGGCACCACCGTCTTCGTCTCCAGCCACCTGCTCAGCGAGATCGAGCAGATGTGCGACCACGTCGCGGTGATGAGCGTCGGACGCCTGGTCGCCCAGGGTTCGATGGCCGAGCTGCAGGCCCAGGGCGCGCGCCGGCTGCGGCTGCGCACCCCCGACCCGACCGAGGCCACGGCCACCCTGACCCGGCTCGGGCTCTCGGTGGACCGCGAGGGCGACCTGCTGGCCGACCTCGACGACGAGCACCGGGTGGAGGACGTCGTCGCCGCCCTGGTGGCCGCCGGCGTCCGGGTCCGCGGGGTCAGCGTGGAGGGCGAGACGCTCGAGGACCGCTTCGTCGCACTGACCGGGGAGGGTTTCGATGTCGCCGGCTGA
- a CDS encoding MmcQ/YjbR family DNA-binding protein has translation MEAVQRLRALCLALPEVTERLSHGEPTWFVRDKSVFVMLSNHHHDDRLAFWCACTADERDVLVADDPVRFFRPPYVGHRGWLGVFLDVEVDWDQVADLVTDAYRLIAPTRLVARLDATR, from the coding sequence ATGGAGGCGGTGCAGCGGTTGCGGGCGCTGTGCCTGGCCCTGCCCGAGGTGACGGAGCGGCTGAGCCACGGCGAGCCCACGTGGTTCGTGCGCGACAAGTCGGTGTTCGTGATGCTGTCCAACCACCACCACGACGACCGGCTGGCCTTCTGGTGCGCGTGCACCGCCGACGAGCGCGACGTCCTCGTCGCCGACGACCCGGTCCGCTTCTTCCGCCCGCCCTACGTCGGGCACCGGGGCTGGCTGGGCGTCTTCCTCGACGTCGAGGTGGACTGGGACCAGGTGGCGGACCTGGTCACCGACGCCTACCGGTTGATCGCCCCGACCCGCCTGGTGGCCCGGCTCGACGCGACGCGCTGA